The following are from one region of the Arachis duranensis cultivar V14167 chromosome 10, aradu.V14167.gnm2.J7QH, whole genome shotgun sequence genome:
- the LOC110276626 gene encoding uncharacterized protein LOC110276626 isoform X2 translates to MNMNMCSNTGNTGCGCGSSGAATMWSSGVKKPQNKRPRIPKRGPGVAELEKILREQENIDTISDHHHRRNNNNNGECAFSFQSNHHSNPFHHNSSPLKPHHYHHLQPPPPPSSPPRPPHVPPSATKSDYLVPTTPPPSIMTSPSVYAHFGRNGGGSSLVRPEQELFPMNLSSCMSKSNINDVIDVSQSDSGNSSSRNLSSESNQIWPQPPTIQKRTNSFPSPPMMNQFLGSGIPASSGSLPLGLHNHIEPPSNQSSYYKHTSNVPEEHKVSGMKRSHPSSLENSLIPPPNFQVSSIFSHLSRPHQSSITDTQGANGFTSANNCYRDAKRGSSSSLDLNNKRFNSDIGVHGQANFPSFATHHDVHPPPPPMHLFQGVLSKGTMLPYQVTEDRTEDSNHRSGSNASDNKPFYNFLGVKDPEWGNAPGSHHGRCEAGRCGIDLSLKL, encoded by the exons ATGAACATGAACATGTGCAGCAACACAGGTAACACTGGTTGTGGTTGTGGAAGCAGTGGTGCTGCTACCATGTGGAGTTCCGGTGTGAAGAAGCCGCAGAATAAGCGTCCAAGGATTCCAAAGAGAGGCCCTGGTGTTGCTGAGCTTGAGAAGATTCTCAGAGAACAAGAGAATATAGACACCATTTCAGATCATCATCATAGgagaaacaataacaacaatggTGAATGTGCTTTTTCATTTCAATCAAATCAtcattcaaatccttttcatcaTAATTCTTCACCTTTGAAACcacatcattatcatcatcttcagccaccaccaccaccctcCTCGCCACCTCGGCCGCCACATGTTCCTCCATCGGCAACAAAATCTGATTATTTAGTCCCAACTACTCCACCACCATCCATTATGACATCTCCTTCTGTCTATGCTCACTTTGGTAGAAATGGTGGAGGATCAAGTTTGGTTAGGCCTGAACAGGAACTGTTTCCAATGAATCTAAGTTCATGTATGTCCAAGTCCAACATCAATGATGTGATAGATGTAAGCCAATCTGATTCTGGAAATTCCTCATCTAGGaatttgtcttctgaatctaaTCAAATTTGGCCTCAACCTCCCACAATTCAAAAGAGAACTAATTCGTTTCCATCTCCTCCCATG ATGAATCAATTTCTTGGAAGTGGTATCCCTGCCTCTTCAGGATCATTGCCACTTGGACTGCACAATCATATAGAGCCCCCTTCAAACCAAAGTTCTTATTACAAACACACATCTAATGTCCCAGAGGAACATAAG GTATCTGGCATGAAGAGATCTCACCCTTCATCCTTGGAAaactctctgattcctccaccTAACTTCCAAgtttcttcaatcttttctcacCTTAGTAGACCTCATCAATCATCCATTACTGATACTCAAGGTGCAAATGGTTTCACCTCAGCCAATAATTGTTACAG GGATGCCAAACGGGGTAGTAGCAGTAGTTTGGATCTCAACAACAAAAGGTTCAATTCTGACATTGGTGTGCATGGCCAAGCAAATTTCCCATCATTTGCAACTCATCATGATGTtcatccaccaccaccacctatGCATTTGTTTCAAGGTGTTCTTTCCAAAGGCACTATGCTTCCTTACCAAGTCACTGAA GATAGAACTGAGGACTCAAACCATCGTTCAGGATCAAATGCATCAGACAATAAGCCTTTTTATAATTTCTTAGGAGTTAAGGATCCAGAGTGGGGGAATGCACCTGGATCGCATCACGGG
- the LOC110276626 gene encoding uncharacterized protein LOC110276626 isoform X1: MNMNMCSNTGNTGCGCGSSGAATMWSSGVKKPQNKRPRIPKRGPGVAELEKILREQENIDTISDHHHRRNNNNNGECAFSFQSNHHSNPFHHNSSPLKPHHYHHLQPPPPPSSPPRPPHVPPSATKSDYLVPTTPPPSIMTSPSVYAHFGRNGGGSSLVRPEQELFPMNLSSCMSKSNINDVIDVSQSDSGNSSSRNLSSESNQIWPQPPTIQKRTNSFPSPPMMNQFLGSGIPASSGSLPLGLHNHIEPPSNQSSYYKHTSNVPEEHKVSGMKRSHPSSLENSLIPPPNFQVSSIFSHLSRPHQSSITDTQGANGFTSANNCYRDAKRGSSSSLDLNNKRFNSDIGVHGQANFPSFATHHDVHPPPPPMHLFQGVLSKGTMLPYQVTEVSCKKFQKDRTEDSNHRSGSNASDNKPFYNFLGVKDPEWGNAPGSHHGRCEAGRCGIDLSLKL; this comes from the exons ATGAACATGAACATGTGCAGCAACACAGGTAACACTGGTTGTGGTTGTGGAAGCAGTGGTGCTGCTACCATGTGGAGTTCCGGTGTGAAGAAGCCGCAGAATAAGCGTCCAAGGATTCCAAAGAGAGGCCCTGGTGTTGCTGAGCTTGAGAAGATTCTCAGAGAACAAGAGAATATAGACACCATTTCAGATCATCATCATAGgagaaacaataacaacaatggTGAATGTGCTTTTTCATTTCAATCAAATCAtcattcaaatccttttcatcaTAATTCTTCACCTTTGAAACcacatcattatcatcatcttcagccaccaccaccaccctcCTCGCCACCTCGGCCGCCACATGTTCCTCCATCGGCAACAAAATCTGATTATTTAGTCCCAACTACTCCACCACCATCCATTATGACATCTCCTTCTGTCTATGCTCACTTTGGTAGAAATGGTGGAGGATCAAGTTTGGTTAGGCCTGAACAGGAACTGTTTCCAATGAATCTAAGTTCATGTATGTCCAAGTCCAACATCAATGATGTGATAGATGTAAGCCAATCTGATTCTGGAAATTCCTCATCTAGGaatttgtcttctgaatctaaTCAAATTTGGCCTCAACCTCCCACAATTCAAAAGAGAACTAATTCGTTTCCATCTCCTCCCATG ATGAATCAATTTCTTGGAAGTGGTATCCCTGCCTCTTCAGGATCATTGCCACTTGGACTGCACAATCATATAGAGCCCCCTTCAAACCAAAGTTCTTATTACAAACACACATCTAATGTCCCAGAGGAACATAAG GTATCTGGCATGAAGAGATCTCACCCTTCATCCTTGGAAaactctctgattcctccaccTAACTTCCAAgtttcttcaatcttttctcacCTTAGTAGACCTCATCAATCATCCATTACTGATACTCAAGGTGCAAATGGTTTCACCTCAGCCAATAATTGTTACAG GGATGCCAAACGGGGTAGTAGCAGTAGTTTGGATCTCAACAACAAAAGGTTCAATTCTGACATTGGTGTGCATGGCCAAGCAAATTTCCCATCATTTGCAACTCATCATGATGTtcatccaccaccaccacctatGCATTTGTTTCAAGGTGTTCTTTCCAAAGGCACTATGCTTCCTTACCAAGTCACTGAAGTAAGTTGCAAGAAATTTCAGAAG GATAGAACTGAGGACTCAAACCATCGTTCAGGATCAAATGCATCAGACAATAAGCCTTTTTATAATTTCTTAGGAGTTAAGGATCCAGAGTGGGGGAATGCACCTGGATCGCATCACGGG